One Halioglobus japonicus DNA segment encodes these proteins:
- the flhA gene encoding flagellar biosynthesis protein FlhA yields MAKLTERMGPALNWARLPEGIRLHVMAGPMLVIIVLAMMILPLPPVILDLFFTFNISLAIMVLLVSMFTNKPLEFAAFPAVLLFSTLLRLALNVASTRVVLMEGHQGGDAAGKVIEAFGAFLIGGNFAVGLVVFAILVIINFMVITKGAGRIAEVGARFMLDAMPGKQMAIDADLNAGLIGEAEAKERRLQVSQEADFYGSMDGASKFVRGDAVAGLIIMLVNIIGGLLIGVVQHGMDAGTAAETYTLLTIGDGLVAQIPALVISTAAGVMVSRVDTDEDVGQQVIGQLFVNPRVLALTAVVMGLLGLVPGMPNFMFLLITACLGGLAWYIDTRDDPAPTEPIQEELSPVPESLEASWEDVQFVDALGLEVGHRLIPMVDQEQDGKLLSRIKSVRKKFAQSIGFLPPVVHIKDNLELGANQYTILLKEAVIGGGEVYPERYMAIDPGNTTGRLQGIDAQDPAFGLPAVWIESDNRDRAQIYGYTVVDASTVVATHLNHLMQMHASELLSRSEVKQLLDRLGEDGQELVSDVVDKRLSVAHFQRVLQELLRDQVPIRDIRGILEALADGDVANEDLVTVLEKVRVALGRTITQRWFGAQTELQVIGLDQQLEDLLMQATESGALDPGLGETIITLAGQALHAQEEQGGAPVVVVRQVLRRMLNSLLQNRIPGIAVMSDTEIPIDKTIRITNWLGGNS; encoded by the coding sequence TTGGCTAAATTAACTGAGCGAATGGGGCCTGCGCTAAACTGGGCCAGACTGCCCGAGGGTATTCGACTCCATGTGATGGCGGGGCCAATGTTGGTCATCATCGTATTGGCGATGATGATACTGCCACTGCCGCCGGTAATTTTGGACCTGTTCTTCACCTTCAATATTTCGCTCGCCATCATGGTATTGCTGGTGAGTATGTTTACAAATAAACCCTTGGAATTTGCTGCGTTTCCTGCGGTTCTATTGTTCTCAACACTATTGCGGCTTGCCCTCAATGTCGCGTCAACGCGTGTTGTTCTAATGGAGGGTCATCAGGGTGGCGATGCCGCCGGTAAAGTCATTGAGGCCTTCGGTGCATTTCTCATTGGCGGCAATTTTGCGGTCGGGCTCGTTGTTTTTGCGATTCTTGTAATCATTAACTTCATGGTCATTACAAAAGGCGCCGGGCGGATCGCGGAAGTCGGCGCCAGATTTATGCTCGACGCAATGCCGGGCAAGCAAATGGCTATTGACGCGGATCTTAACGCGGGGCTAATCGGTGAGGCCGAGGCCAAAGAGCGTCGTCTCCAAGTATCACAAGAGGCTGATTTTTACGGCTCAATGGATGGTGCAAGCAAATTCGTGCGTGGTGATGCGGTCGCCGGCTTGATCATTATGCTGGTCAATATTATTGGTGGCTTGCTTATTGGTGTTGTTCAACACGGCATGGATGCGGGAACAGCGGCTGAGACCTATACACTGCTGACTATTGGCGACGGACTGGTGGCGCAGATACCTGCGTTGGTCATCTCCACTGCCGCCGGTGTCATGGTGTCGCGAGTGGATACCGACGAAGACGTCGGTCAGCAGGTAATCGGGCAGCTATTTGTCAACCCGAGGGTACTGGCACTCACCGCCGTGGTGATGGGGTTGCTGGGGCTCGTACCGGGGATGCCTAACTTCATGTTTCTGCTTATTACTGCCTGCCTTGGCGGCCTCGCGTGGTACATCGATACTCGCGACGACCCGGCGCCCACGGAGCCGATTCAGGAAGAGCTGTCTCCTGTTCCGGAAAGCCTTGAGGCGAGTTGGGAGGATGTGCAGTTTGTCGATGCCCTTGGGCTGGAGGTGGGACATCGCCTGATTCCCATGGTAGATCAGGAGCAGGACGGTAAGTTGCTGTCGAGAATTAAGAGTGTCCGGAAGAAATTTGCGCAGAGCATCGGCTTCCTACCACCAGTTGTGCACATAAAGGATAATCTGGAACTGGGCGCCAACCAGTATACGATTCTCCTGAAAGAAGCTGTTATCGGCGGCGGTGAAGTCTACCCCGAGCGCTACATGGCCATCGACCCCGGGAATACGACCGGCCGTTTGCAGGGTATTGACGCCCAGGACCCGGCTTTTGGTCTGCCGGCAGTCTGGATCGAAAGCGACAATCGGGACCGCGCCCAGATTTATGGCTATACCGTGGTGGATGCAAGCACCGTCGTCGCTACCCATCTCAATCACTTGATGCAGATGCATGCTAGCGAGCTTTTGAGCCGGTCGGAAGTCAAGCAGCTACTGGACAGACTTGGCGAAGATGGCCAGGAACTGGTGAGTGACGTCGTCGACAAGCGATTGTCAGTCGCTCATTTCCAGCGTGTACTCCAGGAGCTGCTTCGCGATCAGGTCCCGATTAGGGATATCAGGGGCATTCTCGAGGCGCTCGCTGATGGTGATGTGGCGAATGAAGACCTGGTGACTGTTCTGGAAAAAGTCCGAGTGGCGCTGGGTCGAACGATTACCCAGCGGTGGTTTGGTGCCCAGACCGAGTTACAGGTGATAGGGCTCGATCAGCAACTCGAAGACTTACTGATGCAGGCCACCGAAAGTGGCGCCTTGGATCCTGGTCTGGGAGAAACGATTATTACCCTGGCCGGACAAGCGTTACATGCACAGGAAGAGCAGGGGGGCGCCCCCGTGGTTGTTGTTCGTCAGGTCTTGCGGCGAATGTTGAACAGCTTACTCCAGAACCGCATTCCCGGTATAGCCGTGATGTCTGATACCGAAATTCCCATTGATAAGACGATTCGAATCACCAACTGGTTAGGAGGTAATTCATGA
- the flhF gene encoding flagellar biosynthesis protein FlhF: MSVRRFTGNSHRDALRKVKSAFGDAALIMTNRETERGVEIVAAREGDMVPSQGDIVLAAPAPGVAATTGECTEDRNAQLLSEVRDLKGMIASSTRLLQPGTSNAARLQSLIRDMGLSEALQSDLMLRFPERLQELNWQEEPMRDWLRQQLRAQLPHDDTFERKGKDSGILVLVGPTGSGKTTTIAKIAARYVMSHGSEEVGLISADAFRVGAQDHLREYAQLLDVSFCSVADGVALRQALHELRDKRFVLVDTSGLSQRDARIMQQFSELTSASSALEFALLLCGNCHPLTLEEVVEAYQRSALAAGSSINRCILTKLDEACSPGC, from the coding sequence ATGAGCGTACGTCGCTTTACAGGTAATAGTCATCGCGATGCACTGCGCAAAGTGAAATCTGCTTTCGGAGACGCCGCCTTGATTATGACCAATCGCGAGACTGAACGCGGAGTGGAGATTGTTGCGGCGAGAGAGGGCGATATGGTGCCGTCGCAGGGTGACATTGTGTTGGCGGCGCCTGCGCCTGGTGTCGCTGCCACAACGGGTGAGTGTACAGAAGATAGAAATGCTCAGCTGTTGTCAGAGGTTCGCGATTTGAAGGGCATGATTGCCAGCTCAACCAGGCTGCTGCAACCGGGAACCAGTAACGCGGCCAGATTACAGTCGCTAATTAGAGATATGGGCCTTAGTGAAGCTCTCCAGAGTGACCTGATGTTGCGCTTCCCCGAGAGATTGCAAGAGCTGAACTGGCAGGAAGAGCCCATGCGGGATTGGCTGCGACAGCAGTTGAGAGCGCAGTTGCCACATGACGACACTTTCGAGCGTAAAGGCAAGGACAGTGGCATTCTCGTTCTGGTAGGCCCGACCGGATCTGGAAAAACAACGACCATCGCCAAAATAGCGGCTCGCTATGTCATGAGTCATGGTAGTGAAGAAGTGGGCCTAATCAGTGCGGATGCTTTCCGCGTTGGTGCGCAGGATCACTTGCGTGAATACGCCCAATTGCTTGATGTGAGTTTTTGTTCAGTCGCAGACGGAGTCGCTCTGCGCCAGGCGCTGCACGAACTTCGTGATAAGCGCTTTGTGCTGGTGGATACCTCAGGCCTCAGTCAGCGTGATGCTCGGATTATGCAGCAGTTCAGCGAGCTAACTTCTGCGTCCAGTGCTCTGGAATTTGCACTACTGCTGTGTGGCAATTGCCATCCTTTGACACTTGAGGAAGTAGTAGAAGCATATCAACGCAGTGCGCTGGCGGCCGGTAGCTCCATCAACCGCTGTATTCTGACAAAACTTGATGAGGCGTGTAGCCCGGGCTGCTAG
- a CDS encoding RNA polymerase sigma factor FliA produces MYTAKGQLEQRDLAEEYIPIVRRHALSLRVRLPASIELDDLVQAGYLGLLEAMQRFDENNGTPFQAYASARIRGAMVDELRSRDWLPRSVRRRAREMEAVVSRLEQSLGHPPSESDIAAAMGIDLEDYLHLLADTNNGLILPLAQLAEQGWEPGDDADEDGTPYLDALYEEQHEHLVAAVEAVPERERLLLALYYQEDLNLKEIGSLMGVSESRVCQLHSQAVARIRSRLGRTMEVN; encoded by the coding sequence ATGTATACGGCAAAAGGACAGCTTGAGCAGCGTGACTTGGCCGAGGAATATATTCCGATTGTACGCCGTCACGCACTGAGCCTCAGGGTGCGGTTGCCGGCCAGCATAGAGTTGGATGACCTGGTTCAGGCGGGGTATCTCGGTTTGCTCGAAGCGATGCAGCGTTTTGATGAGAACAATGGCACCCCATTTCAGGCCTATGCTAGTGCCCGTATACGCGGTGCGATGGTGGACGAGTTGCGCTCGCGTGACTGGTTGCCGCGCAGCGTTCGTCGTCGCGCCCGGGAAATGGAAGCCGTGGTGTCGCGGCTGGAGCAATCCTTGGGGCATCCGCCTTCGGAATCTGATATTGCAGCCGCCATGGGAATTGATCTGGAGGACTACCTGCATCTTCTGGCCGATACCAATAACGGCCTTATTCTGCCGCTGGCGCAGTTGGCTGAACAGGGGTGGGAGCCGGGTGACGACGCTGATGAAGATGGCACACCTTATCTGGACGCCCTCTATGAGGAACAACATGAACATTTGGTAGCGGCCGTCGAGGCCGTCCCTGAGCGCGAGCGACTTCTGCTGGCGCTTTATTATCAGGAAGACCTGAATCTGAAAGAAATTGGCTCGCTGATGGGCGTAAGTGAATCCAGAGTATGTCAGTTGCATAGTCAGGCCGTGGCCCGCATCCGTTCACGGCTGGGACGAACTATGGAGGTGAACTGA
- a CDS encoding MotA/TolQ/ExbB proton channel family protein: protein MDSATLIGMVGAVIVVALAIGLGGSAATFINLPALLIVLVGTLFVVMMKFSLHDCLNAFSVASRAFKYRLVPPQEQVDTLVEMSKLSRKEGMLALERLEIDDPYLADAVVMLVDGMDRASVEARMSKLSQQTADRHSWGAEVFYAAADVAPAMGMIGTLIGLVQMLSNMDDPKSIGPAMAVALLTTLYGAVLANVFAKPIGDKLSLRKDEEARSNALSLDGILAIQDGLNYRIVETLLAVYLKPQPQGEETEEVAEASRAAA, encoded by the coding sequence ATGGATTCGGCGACGCTTATAGGGATGGTGGGTGCAGTTATAGTAGTTGCATTGGCTATTGGGCTCGGTGGCTCAGCAGCCACGTTCATCAACTTGCCGGCATTACTAATTGTTCTGGTGGGAACCCTGTTCGTCGTTATGATGAAATTTTCCCTGCACGATTGTCTCAATGCTTTCAGTGTGGCTTCCCGCGCCTTCAAATATCGCCTCGTGCCTCCCCAGGAGCAGGTCGATACACTCGTAGAGATGTCCAAATTATCGCGCAAGGAAGGCATGCTGGCACTCGAGCGGCTAGAGATAGACGACCCGTACCTGGCGGATGCGGTGGTGATGCTGGTTGACGGTATGGACCGCGCATCTGTCGAGGCGCGTATGAGCAAGTTGTCGCAGCAGACGGCGGATCGCCATTCCTGGGGCGCCGAAGTATTTTATGCGGCGGCGGACGTTGCGCCGGCGATGGGTATGATTGGCACGCTGATTGGGCTTGTGCAGATGCTATCGAACATGGATGACCCAAAGAGTATCGGTCCGGCGATGGCAGTGGCCCTGTTAACAACCTTGTATGGTGCGGTGCTGGCCAATGTGTTTGCCAAACCGATTGGTGACAAGCTCAGCCTGCGAAAAGACGAGGAAGCACGCAGTAATGCGCTTTCCCTGGACGGTATTCTCGCTATCCAGGATGGATTGAATTACCGTATTGTTGAAACGCTGTTAGCAGTGTATTTAAAGCCCCAGCCGCAGGGGGAGGAAACAGAAGAAGTAGCTGAGGCTTCGCGGGCCGCCGCGTGA
- a CDS encoding MotB family protein — protein sequence MATFADLMSLMVCFFVLLLSFSQMDIVKYKKLSESMRLAFGVQRDVPAMEIPKGTSVVRREFSPGTPRPTPLPEFKQQTTDQVSRNLQLGNPDSEELSEYDVENMRPQEIDELKSILAELGEEEVLRKVLKQGIDEGKVEFDSTHNQVTIRIREHGSFASGLAVLNEDFLPLIAELRWALREVHGTISVEGHTDDVPFRGEGYDSNWELSIDRAMSVARELMRDGLLDEDRFMVVGHADTHPLKPNDSVANRAANRRVEIVIRDKKLPPIAETPGGTLELISNSVP from the coding sequence ATGGCAACATTTGCCGACCTTATGTCGTTGATGGTTTGTTTTTTCGTATTGCTGCTGTCGTTCTCGCAAATGGATATTGTCAAGTACAAGAAGCTTTCTGAATCTATGAGACTAGCTTTTGGCGTGCAGCGGGATGTGCCTGCGATGGAGATCCCCAAGGGGACCAGTGTCGTTCGCCGGGAGTTTAGTCCCGGTACACCCAGACCCACGCCTCTGCCTGAATTCAAGCAGCAAACCACGGATCAGGTCAGTCGCAACCTGCAATTGGGGAACCCCGACAGCGAGGAATTGTCCGAATACGACGTCGAGAATATGCGGCCGCAAGAAATCGATGAACTGAAGAGTATACTGGCAGAGCTTGGCGAGGAGGAAGTGCTTCGCAAGGTACTCAAGCAGGGCATTGATGAAGGTAAAGTGGAATTTGATTCGACGCATAATCAGGTGACGATCCGTATCCGTGAACACGGATCTTTTGCCTCGGGCCTGGCGGTACTCAATGAGGATTTTCTGCCGCTGATCGCTGAGTTACGTTGGGCTTTGCGAGAGGTTCACGGTACGATATCGGTAGAGGGCCATACGGATGATGTTCCTTTTCGCGGGGAGGGCTATGACTCCAATTGGGAGTTGTCGATTGATCGCGCTATGTCTGTGGCGCGAGAGCTGATGCGCGATGGGCTGCTTGATGAAGATCGCTTTATGGTAGTGGGGCATGCTGATACACACCCGCTAAAGCCCAATGATTCGGTTGCCAATCGCGCCGCGAACCGACGTGTGGAGATCGTGATTCGTGACAAAAAACTTCCACCCATTGCCGAAACCCCGGGTGGCACTTTGGAACTCATCTCCAATTCAGTTCCCTAG
- a CDS encoding response regulator → MHLVKIVYIEDNISNMTLVRKIIDLVDSIEMVGASTGGEGIELVRSTLPDIVLLDINLPDMDGFSVLRTLKEDSSTERIPVVALTASATRAEVLEGRKLGFDRYLTKPFNIKEFLDLLSNLAPTAEALKL, encoded by the coding sequence GTGCACTTAGTAAAGATCGTTTACATCGAGGACAATATCTCGAATATGACCTTGGTGAGAAAAATTATTGATCTTGTCGACTCAATTGAAATGGTCGGCGCATCGACAGGTGGTGAAGGCATTGAGCTGGTGCGTTCAACACTCCCAGACATCGTACTTCTGGATATCAACTTGCCGGATATGGACGGCTTCAGCGTTCTACGCACCTTGAAAGAGGACAGTAGCACTGAGCGTATCCCCGTAGTGGCACTTACAGCCTCGGCCACCCGGGCGGAAGTATTGGAAGGGAGAAAATTGGGCTTTGATCGCTACCTCACCAAGCCCTTTAATATTAAAGAATTTCTAGACCTGCTGAGCAATCTCGCACCCACTGCTGAAGCATTGAAACTATGA
- a CDS encoding hybrid sensor histidine kinase/response regulator encodes MMGPVLTRSPPVRAFADQGLGSDASQVGSSNDELFEWLSDVLVSHPNMQGIYFVNESLDEVTYSIQRGPSDTPTSGMYVDTEALMAALRQPGLGSAVVSSETEIRYHSLELLQGLDEENSYTIPGRLTAIHLFDSQGRPAGQMVIQYCIVKWAKSIALRDPSNLLSSYLVDERNQFLGVDVVSDRARDFLHSQLQPESLMGWQEGGLMQAYQRNGEFVIAARVPLAEEGIIRELSQVLIGKPEVVASYHAQLTRDNFIAGAVLLVVQSLFCIYLYQSIYRRNRLLQSNVEYERIVEHSLAGVMVVATDGEVLSCNEAGLTIFGFEDEQIVGDDLYRRVHCGDDVRLSFEVLDELADRGHGNNEVTWTVAGQKLELLINVAWLDYEGHEGAFTLIIVDNSGQVALRHRMVSANEKLEDEVRKRTIELEKAHELALTTNELKTGFIANISHELRTPIHGISGTLRLLRQDPLNERQNHRLMMAEESVAELSRIIGGIIDVSKLEADRLDLEESEISLPTVINKVVADIAPRAAKKGLELVVDIVDVSEGLIYGDGDRVGTVIESLLDNAVKFSEQGEIYVLGSTSLGYEDEVLFHLSVLDDGPGVTPSEVESLFDPYYRGQAAGDEGWKPGVGMGLAVGRQYCRLMGGELHVEAPESGGSRFTMELRLSALEPERVTSLVADGVLQQRRIVVMESGPNALSVMRRTLDAQRVQAHFCEDLMDLKLSQWESLDTLIVPLGVYEEYRSMIRDRLNRDKGTVPPLVLVTAYPLPEILMRQTSFDDNVFLLRKPVTPFTLENAILQAEGEQPPTHGDSRELGDDDSRKIWEVLPSLTVMVVDDNEINLRVVGGLLESYGTNVDYARQGQEAIDILLRNRGKVYDAIVMDCQMPVMDGYEATRRIRAGTAGIERRNVPVVAVTAGAMGADRAKCLESGMNDYLVKPLEPNALELSLVRCADGSDVSERSQVQSLAAKSEELKLAERNLRGLPDWSREDLERRILHNRDIFHTIVELYTRTSPDLVAQMDDTLEAANYRDLRTAAHDLKGMADNISASKVAYLARDIEMATLDRRIDDVSALLELLKRCNRRLVGLLEEETQAL; translated from the coding sequence ATGATGGGCCCCGTCCTAACTCGTTCACCGCCCGTCAGGGCGTTTGCAGACCAGGGCCTGGGTTCAGATGCATCTCAGGTTGGGAGTTCGAATGATGAGTTGTTCGAATGGCTGTCCGACGTTCTGGTCAGTCATCCAAATATGCAGGGTATCTACTTCGTCAATGAGTCGTTGGATGAGGTGACGTACTCGATTCAACGCGGGCCATCTGACACCCCCACCAGTGGCATGTATGTCGATACCGAGGCCCTTATGGCGGCCTTACGTCAGCCAGGCTTGGGCAGTGCCGTAGTGAGTTCGGAAACGGAGATACGGTACCACTCGCTTGAGCTCTTACAAGGGCTTGATGAAGAAAACAGTTACACGATCCCCGGGCGGCTCACTGCGATACATCTATTCGATTCCCAGGGGCGGCCGGCGGGGCAAATGGTAATTCAGTACTGCATCGTAAAATGGGCCAAATCCATTGCGCTTAGGGATCCGTCGAATCTTCTGTCCAGCTATCTGGTGGACGAACGCAACCAGTTTTTAGGTGTAGACGTTGTCAGTGACAGGGCCAGGGATTTTCTGCATTCCCAGCTTCAACCTGAATCGCTCATGGGCTGGCAAGAGGGTGGTCTTATGCAGGCCTATCAGAGGAACGGCGAGTTTGTGATCGCGGCGCGAGTGCCACTGGCAGAAGAAGGCATTATTCGCGAACTCAGCCAGGTCTTAATCGGCAAGCCCGAGGTCGTCGCTAGTTACCATGCACAGCTGACCCGGGATAACTTTATTGCCGGTGCTGTACTTTTGGTTGTTCAGTCGCTGTTCTGTATCTACCTCTATCAGTCTATATATCGGAGAAACCGTCTTTTGCAGAGCAATGTCGAATACGAGCGCATCGTAGAGCACAGTCTCGCAGGAGTCATGGTTGTTGCCACCGATGGCGAAGTGTTGTCGTGTAATGAAGCGGGCCTGACGATATTTGGCTTTGAAGACGAGCAAATCGTAGGTGACGATCTATATCGCCGAGTGCATTGCGGCGACGATGTCAGGCTTAGTTTCGAGGTGCTGGACGAACTTGCCGACCGCGGGCACGGTAACAACGAGGTAACTTGGACGGTGGCCGGGCAGAAGTTGGAGCTACTGATCAATGTGGCCTGGTTGGATTATGAGGGCCACGAAGGGGCTTTTACACTCATCATTGTTGATAATAGCGGGCAGGTCGCTCTGCGTCATCGCATGGTATCCGCCAATGAGAAGCTAGAGGATGAAGTTCGTAAACGCACTATTGAACTTGAAAAAGCGCATGAGCTGGCCCTGACAACCAACGAGCTGAAAACCGGGTTTATTGCTAATATCAGTCACGAGCTGCGCACGCCCATTCACGGCATCTCTGGTACATTGCGCCTGCTGCGCCAGGATCCGCTCAACGAACGTCAGAATCACCGCCTAATGATGGCGGAGGAGAGCGTTGCCGAACTCAGTCGCATTATCGGCGGCATAATCGATGTGTCGAAACTCGAGGCCGACCGACTCGATCTCGAGGAGTCCGAGATCAGTTTGCCAACGGTGATAAACAAGGTAGTGGCAGATATCGCGCCACGGGCGGCCAAGAAAGGACTGGAGTTGGTCGTCGATATCGTGGACGTGAGTGAAGGGCTGATCTATGGCGACGGCGATCGCGTAGGGACGGTGATTGAGTCGTTGCTGGACAACGCAGTCAAATTCTCCGAGCAGGGCGAAATCTATGTGCTAGGTAGCACATCCCTTGGCTACGAAGATGAAGTGTTGTTCCATCTGAGTGTGCTTGACGACGGTCCGGGTGTGACGCCATCTGAGGTGGAAAGCCTATTCGATCCCTACTATCGTGGTCAGGCAGCCGGGGACGAAGGCTGGAAGCCAGGTGTTGGCATGGGCCTCGCGGTTGGTCGCCAATACTGCAGACTGATGGGCGGTGAACTACATGTCGAGGCACCCGAGAGTGGTGGCAGCCGCTTTACCATGGAACTTCGATTAAGTGCGTTGGAACCGGAGCGGGTTACCAGTCTTGTTGCCGACGGGGTTTTACAACAACGGCGTATCGTGGTCATGGAGAGTGGTCCAAATGCCTTGTCAGTCATGCGCCGCACGTTGGATGCGCAACGAGTTCAGGCGCATTTCTGTGAAGATTTAATGGATTTGAAACTCTCCCAGTGGGAGTCGCTGGATACACTAATAGTGCCGCTGGGGGTCTATGAAGAGTATCGCAGCATGATCCGGGATCGGCTTAATCGGGATAAGGGTACTGTGCCACCTCTGGTGCTGGTAACTGCCTATCCGCTGCCAGAAATTCTTATGCGACAAACAAGTTTCGACGACAACGTATTTCTTCTGAGGAAGCCGGTCACGCCATTCACTCTGGAGAATGCGATTCTGCAGGCCGAGGGCGAGCAGCCGCCGACGCACGGTGATAGTCGCGAGCTGGGCGACGACGATAGCAGAAAGATCTGGGAGGTATTACCTTCATTGACGGTCATGGTTGTCGATGATAACGAGATCAATCTGCGAGTGGTCGGTGGCCTACTCGAAAGCTACGGAACGAACGTTGATTACGCGCGCCAAGGCCAGGAGGCGATAGATATTTTGTTGCGCAACCGCGGCAAAGTGTATGACGCCATTGTAATGGACTGCCAGATGCCGGTAATGGATGGCTATGAGGCTACTCGACGTATTCGTGCTGGCACGGCCGGTATTGAGCGTCGCAACGTACCTGTTGTAGCCGTCACTGCCGGTGCCATGGGCGCGGATCGTGCCAAGTGTCTTGAGTCGGGCATGAATGATTACCTAGTCAAACCACTTGAGCCCAATGCCCTTGAGCTCAGCCTGGTGCGCTGTGCGGACGGCAGTGACGTAAGCGAGAGAAGCCAGGTTCAGAGTTTGGCCGCGAAAAGCGAGGAATTGAAGCTGGCAGAAAGAAACCTGAGAGGCCTGCCAGACTGGAGTCGAGAAGATCTCGAGCGGCGTATACTCCACAACCGCGATATATTCCATACTATTGTTGAGCTCTATACTCGTACCTCTCCAGACCTTGTTGCCCAGATGGACGATACGCTGGAGGCTGCCAATTATCGTGATTTGCGAACTGCAGCCCATGATCTGAAAGGCATGGCGGATAATATCAGCGCCTCCAAAGTAGCCTATCTCGCCCGCGACATAGAAATGGCCACGCTCGACCGACGCATCGATGACGTCAGTGCTTTGCTGGAGTTACTCAAGCGATGTAACCGGCGCCTGGTGGGGCTGCTGGAGGAAGAAACTCAAGCGCTTTAA
- a CDS encoding diguanylate cyclase response regulator, which translates to MLTTPTIAPAIRRILVAEDNLADAELIKEMLNRAFPQHLEACFVTRLDDTLAAIERNVFDILLLDLGLPDHQGVDKIDDISNRVPALPIVVLTGNEDDEVAAWALRSGAQDYLPKSQLSPELLSRGIRYAVERKEITQRLQEELERTAEQNELLACAARYDCLTGLPNRLMLQEVGERAIKQARRRKHSLALMFLDLNGFKLINDSYGHDVGDELLKGVASRLNSLVRQCDLLARLGGDEFVILTDILQDLCEVKSLTKRIEGAFDEPFRVGEIDVTCRPAIGIATYPECPDLPALLRYADRAMYKQKKYAALKPTEIPRGVPTQPLTRTVQYHP; encoded by the coding sequence ATGTTAACGACACCAACTATCGCTCCAGCTATCCGAAGAATATTAGTTGCGGAAGACAACCTAGCAGATGCCGAACTCATCAAAGAGATGCTGAACCGCGCATTCCCGCAGCATCTGGAAGCTTGCTTTGTCACACGCCTGGACGATACTTTGGCAGCCATAGAGCGCAATGTGTTTGACATACTACTACTCGATCTCGGCCTCCCTGATCACCAGGGTGTCGACAAGATCGACGACATCAGCAACCGCGTGCCGGCACTGCCGATTGTAGTGCTTACAGGCAATGAGGACGATGAAGTGGCGGCATGGGCACTGCGCTCGGGCGCTCAGGACTATCTCCCAAAAAGCCAACTTAGCCCAGAACTACTCTCGCGGGGGATTCGTTACGCCGTAGAACGCAAGGAAATCACCCAACGCCTTCAGGAAGAGCTGGAGCGGACGGCCGAGCAAAACGAGCTGCTGGCCTGCGCAGCACGCTACGACTGCCTCACAGGGCTACCGAATCGTCTGATGCTGCAGGAAGTCGGAGAGCGCGCGATTAAACAGGCACGTCGGAGAAAACACTCGCTGGCGCTTATGTTTCTTGATCTTAACGGCTTCAAGCTGATTAACGACAGCTATGGCCACGATGTCGGTGATGAATTGCTCAAGGGCGTGGCTAGTCGACTAAATTCTCTGGTGCGTCAATGCGATCTGCTGGCCAGATTGGGAGGCGACGAATTTGTCATTCTCACCGACATTCTGCAAGACCTTTGTGAAGTTAAGAGCCTGACTAAACGCATAGAAGGCGCCTTTGACGAACCCTTTCGAGTGGGTGAGATCGATGTCACCTGCCGGCCAGCAATAGGCATAGCAACCTATCCCGAATGTCCCGACCTACCGGCGCTTCTCCGATATGCCGACAGGGCAATGTACAAGCAGAAAAAATACGCCGCTCTCAAACCCACAGAAATTCCACGTGGCGTACCAACACAACCGTTGACGAGAACTGTTCAGTACCACCCCTGA
- a CDS encoding sensor histidine kinase, protein MSRLEPTNQTDIEQRLLYGLAHDMGAPLRSVVQFSGLLLDRLDSRLDDKERFWLELVAENGARSQTMLAALLHYTKLASERQEGQPIDVDQAIANVLSELQAKLREAGAVVHSKASNQYITGDRAQFEELLKHLLNNALTYQLTGNAAQIAISASSIANQFELLVEDNGIGVKPKDYEQISSLFSRLHGAEEYPGIGMGLAHCCRIVDLAGGHISFNHSALGGLAVHCRMPLRNQGDAPC, encoded by the coding sequence ATGAGCCGACTTGAGCCTACAAACCAGACTGATATTGAACAAAGACTGCTATACGGGCTTGCCCATGACATGGGCGCACCGCTACGTTCGGTCGTACAATTTTCGGGATTATTGCTGGATCGTCTGGACTCGCGCCTGGACGACAAGGAACGCTTCTGGCTAGAACTCGTCGCCGAAAATGGTGCGCGTAGTCAGACAATGCTCGCGGCGCTTCTTCACTATACTAAACTAGCCAGCGAGCGGCAGGAGGGCCAGCCAATCGACGTTGACCAGGCCATCGCTAATGTACTGAGCGAGCTACAAGCCAAACTTCGAGAGGCCGGTGCCGTCGTCCATTCGAAAGCATCCAATCAATACATCACAGGTGATCGAGCTCAGTTCGAGGAATTACTGAAGCATCTGCTGAACAACGCCTTAACTTACCAGCTCACCGGTAACGCAGCACAAATTGCAATTTCTGCAAGCTCAATAGCGAACCAGTTTGAGCTTCTGGTGGAGGACAATGGCATTGGAGTAAAGCCCAAAGATTACGAACAGATTTCATCGCTCTTCTCTCGTCTGCATGGGGCAGAGGAGTACCCTGGCATTGGCATGGGCCTCGCTCACTGCTGTCGAATCGTCGACTTGGCGGGCGGTCATATTTCTTTCAATCACAGTGCTCTAGGCGGGCTAGCAGTGCACTGCAGAATGCCTCTTCGAAATCAAGGAGATGCACCATGTTAA